Below is a window of Rhodoglobus vestalii DNA.
TTCGCCACCATCTGTCTTCACCCGCGCCATAACCCACTTTTCAGCATACGGACCCAAGACTTCTGCTCGCCCTGCTTTGGCTGCACCGTCAGCAGAGGCGGATGCGTAGTTCCAGTCACCGCTGTCGAGCAGGACTCTGACGCGGGCAAGCCAGGCGCGAGCTTCCGACTTGGTTGGGTAGCTTTTGGGTCCCCGGTATCGTTTACCATCAGGGCCCATGTAGGAGGCGACGTAGCGCTTGCTTGATGATTCTCGAACAGTTCCGAAGGATTCACGCTTCTTGCGCTTCTTCGCAGGTGGCGTATTTTCGGCGGGTGGAGCTGATCCAGCCATCATGGCCTCTCAAGGGTGGGCCGTTGAGTTAAGCACTAAAAAAGCGTTATCTCATCGGGAACTATGTCCACTAGAAATCCCCAGTGTCGCTACGGTTTTTCATAAACCCCGTAAACAAGCCCAAGTTTGACATATTTCCCACGAGATTGCTGACCACCCAGTATCGGATAATCTGGTTCGATCCCAGTATCGCTCACTCGAAAAAGTCCGGCAGTAGCCGGGCTTTTTCGTTTAACCGAGAGTCACACCTCGAGTCAGGCAGGGGTTCTCTTGTCGGAGCATGCGAGTGTGGCAGAGAAGTCCTTCGCTACCCGGGCGACGAAGATACCTGCTTCATCAAGGTGCCCACCGAGGCGAGCTTTTGGTGCGCTGATATTGAGCGCCGCAACGAGATTCCCCCGAAAGTCATAGACGGGGGCCGACACCCCTACGACACCAATTTCGAATTCCTCATCTACCGTTGCATAACCCTGTGAGCGGATAAGTTCGATCTCGCGGACGAGACTCGTGGCATTCGTGACTTTGAGGTTGGATGCTGGCACGCTGTCACCACGTGTTGCGCTGCCAATCTGAGGAATGGGAGACGTGACGAGTGCACGATTTGTATTCGTTTCGAACACCCGACTGAGTTCTGTATTGCCCCAGGTGCTGACTAGTACGCGACCAGCGGATGTTCGCCAGATTGAGGTACTAACACCCTCCCAACCGAGTCCACGGAACGCGTACTCGCTCAACTCGCTCGACAGGGTGAGGACACTTCCGCCGCGCAGAACGCAGAGGTGAGTGGTCTCGTGCGTTGCTGAAACTATTCTGCGGAGAAATGGCACCGCGATGTGGGCGAGCTGCGCTTCCGCGGTGCGGGCGGCCATTGCATAAAGCTGATGACCTAGTCGGTAGGCGAGAGTGTACGGATCGCGTGAGACAAGTCCCGCGTCGGCGAGCGTTGCGAGGGTCCGCGAGACTTGCCCCTTATCCCTGTTTGAGATCTCGGCGAGGCGCACCACTCCGAGCCCCTGAGCTGAGACTGCTTCTTGAGTGCTGAGTGCCTCAAGCAACTCAAGGTCGCGCCGGAGCCCGGAGGAATTGCGCCTCTTCACTGGCAGAGCCAACTCATTCATTGCACGAGCATAGCGTTTGGTTGACATGTGAACAACCGAAGTTGCGCTAATTATCAACAACCCCTTACTGTCAGTCCAACGGTATTAGCCGTCAATAGCGCGTTCTCGACGATGAGAGGAGCACCTGCCCATGACACCGTTCGACCTTGACGGACTCTTCATCTTCTGGGGTCGACGATGGGACGATATTCTCGAACTCGTACTTGAGCACATTTCTGTTGTTGCGATCTCATTGATCATCGCGACGCTGGTCGGCGTTCTGATCGGTTTTCTTGTATGGAATCGGCCAGTGCCGCGATCAATTGCCATCGCGTCCGCCGGTGTTGCGCTGACAATTCCGTCACTCGCCCTGCTCGCACTGATCACCCCCATTTTTGGCCTTGGCTGGACCCCGACAGTCTTGTCGTTAGTGTTTTACTCGCTGCTGCCGATAGTCAGGAATACCGTCGTCGGCCTTCGCGATGTGGCACCCGAGATCATGGAATCCGCTCGCGGCGTAGGAATGAGCAACCTGCGAATTCTGATCTCGATTCAGCTGCCGATCGCCTGGCCGATCATCCTGACCGGCGTCCGCGTCGCCGCACAGCTCACCATCGGTATCGCGGCAATCGCCGCGTACGTTGCCGGCCCCGGACTTGGACAATACATCTTTCAGGGTCTCTCGTCGCTGGGATCTAAGAATGCTCTCAACCTTGCTTTGACGGGGACGTTGGGTGTGATTCTTTTGGCGCTCATCGTCGATGCGCTTTTTGTTCTCATTACCCGCTATACAACCTCGAGGGGTCTCCGTGCCTGAATCAACTTCCACCGGTGTCACCGCGATTCCCGACAAGACCACCGGCGTTTCTATCGCCCTTGATAACGTGGTGAAGACGTACCCGGGACAGGTCACTCCCGCCGTCGACCAGTTTTCTATGAATGTCTCTCCTGGCGAGCTCATCATGTTTGTTGGACCAAGCGGTTGCGGTAAGACAACAACGATGAAGATGATCAACCGGATCATTGAACCAACCTCGGGATCAATTGCGATTGACGGACGCGATGTACTCTCTCTGGATCCGAACGAACTTCGACGCCACATCGGCTATGTGATTCAACAGGTTGGCCTTTTTCCTCACATGACGATCGCCGAGAACATTGGCGTTGTCCCGAAGCTGCTCGGTTGGTCTAAAAAGAAGATTTCTGACCGGGTGGATGAACTACTCGAGACGGTGCAGTTAGACGCTCGCGAGTTTTCCGGCCGGTACCCCAAGCAGCTTTCGGGCGGTCAACAACAACGCGTAGGCGTAGCCCGCGCATTGGCCGCTGACCCCCCAGTGATGCTGATGGATGAGCCATTTGGAGCAACCGATCCCATCACGCGCGAAAAACTTCAGGCAGAATTTTTGCACCTACAAGCGACCATCGGCAAGACGATTATCTTCGTTACCCATGATTTTGATGAAGCCGTTCTGCTGGGAGACCGTATTGCGGTGTTGAGCGAACGCAGTCAGATCGAACAGTTCGATACTCCAGCGAAGATTCTCGCGGCGCCCGCGAACGACTACGTATCTTCCTTCATTGGTAGTGGTGCTGCCCTCAAGCGCTTGGTATTGATCCCCGCGACCGAGGCGAAGTTGGGGGCAGCATCCTCAGCCAGCGGCACTCCAACCATCGATGCCGCACGTAATCTTCGGGACGCACTCGACCTGCTCATCGTTACTGGGGCTCCGCTCGTCAACGTCGTCTTAGGCGATGGACGTGCAGTCGGTTCGCTAACCGTCGCGAGTATTTCTGCAACGCTCGGGGTCGAGGTTCTGGGCGCTAGTGCATCCTCTGCGAGTGCACTATGACCGTCACCACGGAGACCCAATTCTTAGCAACAGTGTCTGCTACGGACGCGAGCGCATTTCACCAGCGTTTTTGGACGTGGAAGCGTTTTGTGACTCCGCTGGTTGTCGTGGTTATCCTTGCCGGTCTACTCGCGTGGGTCTCAGTACTGCAGCTCGACTCGATTGAAGAGCGCACCCTGAACTGGCCGTACATCGTGTTGCGGGTCAGAGAACACCTCCTTTTGGCAGTTTCCGCATCAGGACTCGTGGCAGTGCTGGCAATTCCCCTGGGAACGGTGCTAGCCAAGACCAAGTCCAAAATCCTCAAGGGCGTCGTGCTCACGCTGGCCAATATCGGCCAAGCGACCCCCGCCGTCGGCGTCGTGATCCTTCTCGCGATTGTTTGGCAAACTGGCTTTACGACCGCGCTGACGGCGCTCGTGATCTACGCCTTCCTTCCGGTTCTGCGAAACACGATGATCGGCATTCAACAGGTCGACGTCAGCGTCAGAGAATCAGCGCGCGGAATGGGTATGACACCGCGTCAAGTACTCTTCCGCATCGAACTTCCGCTCGCCGTTCCGGTCATTCTTGCGGGGCTGCGCACCGCTCTCGTCTTCGCCGTCGGAGTTGCCACAATTGCGACCTTTATTAATGCCGGTGGACTCGGTGACATGATCGTCAACGGCCTCAAACTGCAGCGCTATCCGGTGCTCGTGGTCGGCGCGGTGCTCGTCGCCTGCATCGCCCTACTTATCGACTGGGTTGCGAGCTTGGCCGAAGATTTCCTCACGCCCCGCGGTGTTTAACACCACCACAGCAACCTGGCTTTGTTACCCAACTACAGCAATCAACCAACACCATCAGGAGAAACTATGAACAAGAGAATTCTGCCAATCGTCGCCATTGCTGCGGCCGGAATGCTCGCCCTCACGGCGTGCTCCTCCGCTGAGACCACGTCAGGCAGCCAAGGAACTGAACTGGACGGACTTACCGGAGATGTCGGCGCAAAAGACTTTTCGGAGCAATTTATCCTCGCCCACATCACCAGCCAACTGCTGAACGCTTACGGTGCCAACACCGAAGCAAACACGAAGCTGGTCGGGTCAGCCAATGTCCGTCAAGCTCTCGAGAATGATGAGTTCATCGGCTACTGGGAGTACACCGGAACCTCGTGGATCACGTACAACGGAAATACCTCGCCGGTGCAGGGCACCGAAGCGCAGTTCGAAGCGACGAAAGAAGCTGACGCTGCCAACGGAATCGCCTGGTTGAATCCTGCGCCGCTCAACAACACGTATGCCTTCGCAATTCGAGCAGAAAAGGCAGCCGAGCTTGGAGTGAAGACTCTGAGTGATATTGCAGCGCTGCCGAAATCAGAGCAAACGTTTTGTATCGAGAGCGAGTTTTCGACCCGCGATGATGGCTGGCCCGGACTCAAAGCAGCCTATGGTCTCGACATTCCCGACTCGAGCGTTGCTCTTCTCGACACCGGTGTGATCTACACCGCAACGCAAAAGGGTGACGACTGCAACTTCGGTGAAGTGTTTCAGACTGATGGACGCATTCCCGCCCTCGACCTCGTGGTGATGGAAGATGATGCACAATTCTTCCCCGCATACCAGGGGGCCTTCACTCTGAGCCAAGCAACCCTTGACGAGTACCCCGAGATCGCCGACGTCATCGACCTTATTTCGCCCCTGCTCACTACCGAACAAATGCAGAAGCTGAACGCTCTTGTCGATGTTGACGGCGAAGACCCCGAAGATGTAGCGACCGACTGGCTCACTGAACAGGGCCTTATCTAATGTCGCAGGCCGTTCAAATCGGCGAGAGTTTCATTGGCGACGGTGTCAATGCAGCTCACGTCAACACAGTGTTCGGCCACCGCGATGGACCAACGGGTGTGGCGTGGGCGACAGCTCTCGCCACACCCAGCGCAGGACACGTGCCGTTCATGGCCGTTTTGCGGCCATCGTTGCCGGTCAAACCACTGACGTTATTCGTTACAAAGGCTGCCCCGGCATCCGATGCACACGGACTCAATATTTGGGGCCCGGCGCAAGCAGGAATCGCTGCCGGTGTTGCGGATGCGCTTGCCGACGGAGTGATAACGCCAGGGCAAGCAGACACCCACGTGGTTATTGCTGCAGTCTGGGTAAATCCCGCCGCCGACGATGCTGACATCGTGTACCGCAACAACCGTGAGTCGGTTCGGACTGCTCTCTTGAACGGACGGGATTCGCTCCCGTCGACAGATGCAGTGCTCTCCGCCCGACATTCACCTACCAACCCTTTTTATACTCCGAAAGTCTGACCGATGAAGATCACGTCAATCTCCCTCACTCGGCTACGACTGCCGCTTGATCCGCCCTTCAATGCGGCCTGGGACCCTAACCCGCGCATTGAGTTCACCGCAACACTCGTCGCGGTAAAAACGGATGAGGGCATCACCGGGTACGGCTCGGGTGACACCATGGACGGATTTGCAGCCTACGAGCACCTGTTCATCGGCACAGATCCGATGCAGATTCTCAATCAAGTTCGTCGTATCGAGACGATCAACTTTCACGGCGGACGCTACTGGCCGCTTGAAGCAGCGTTGTGGGACATCATTGGGCAGGTCTCAGGGCTGCCCGTCAGCGTTCTGTTTGGCGGCGCACGTGACCGGCTGCCGGCGTATGCCTCTAGTGGAGAGCTGAAGCCGCCTGCGGCTCGCGCTGAATCAGCCGTTGCCGCGAAAGAGCGCGGTTTCAAGGCGATGAAAATCCGCATTGCACGTGACAGAATCGCGGAGGGTGTGAGCTCGGTTCGTGCCGCGCGTGAGGCGGTCGGGGATGATTTTGATCTGATGGTTGACCTTAACCAGATGTGGCGGATGTCGGGAGATATCACTGCGGCACTGCCGTTGGCTAAGGTGCAGAATCTTGCTGCCGAACTGCATGACCTGGGTGTCTTGTGGCTTGAGGAGCCGCTGCCACAGGTTGATGTTGCCGGTGCTCAGCGCGTGCGGCAATCAACGGGACTCCAGATTTCGGGGGGCGAGATGGTTCGTAGTGCGCCTGAGATGATGGCATTGATTGAAGCCGATGCTTTCGATATTTACCAACCCGATGTTGCTCTCGCTGTAGGAATGTATCGGGCCCGTCAGGTCGCGGAGTCGGCAAACCTGCGACATCGCCTATTCACACCCCACACTTGGAGTAACGGGCTTGGCCTTCTGGCGAACCTTCATGTTGCTGCCGGGGTCGATGCTGGACCGTACCTAGAGTTTCCCTACGACCCTCCCGGATGGACGCCAGAACGGCGCGATTTCTTTATGAATCCGCTCCATATCGATAGCCATGGTGACCTGATCGTGCCTCAACGCCCCGGCCTTGGGGTCGAGGTCGACTGGGATGCTGTGTCTCGTTTCACAGTCGATTAGTTGCTTCACCACGAGAATGGATACACGCTTTATGAATAATTGGATCGATGCAGCAGCCGCGCTGAAGCCACGGACACAACTCTTCATCGATGGATCGTTCCGTTCGGCTCTCGATGGCTCGAGCTTCGAGAGCATAGCGCCGCGGAACGGAGCCGTGATCCTTTCGGTCAGCGCCGCCGGTGAAGAGGACGTCGATGCAGCGGTTGTGGCGGCATCGCGTGCCTTCGATGCTGGCTCATGGTCGCGTGCCGATCGAAGCCATCGGGCACGCGTACTGCTGAGGCTGTCGGAGCTGATGCTGGAGAATCTTGATGAACTTGCACTCTTAGAGTCACTGGATTCCGGTCATCCTATTTCGGATGCCCGCAGTGCGGATGTGCCAACGGCTGCTCGCGTTTTTCGCTGGTATGCCGAGTCAATCGACAAGGTCTACGACGAGGTAGCTCCGACCCCGCAGAATGCGTTGGCATTGGTCACGCGCGAGCCCCTCGGAGTAATCGGCGCAGTTGTGCCGTGGAATTATCCACTCATTATCACGGCGTGGAAAGTTGCTCCCGCACTGGCTACAGGCAACTCGGTCGTGCTTAAACCCGCTGAATTGACAAGTCTGTCGGCGCTTAAGCTGGCAGAGCTGGCCTCGGAGGCAGGAATTCCCGACGGAGTATTCAATGTGGTTCCCGGTCTCGGCGCTGTGGCCGGCAGAGCTCTGGGAATGCATCCGCTCGTGGACAAGGTGACGTTCACCGGATCACCCGCGGTTGGTCGCGCATTTCTGCGCTATGCAGGAGACTCCAACGGCAAACAGGTCGCGCTTGAACTCGGTGGAAAGTCACCCCAGATCGTACTTTCGGATGCCGAAAATCTCGAGGCTGCTGCATCTGCCATTGCCTGGGGAATCTTCTACAACGCAGGGCAAACCTGTCACGGAGGTAGCCGATTGATCGTTGATGAGAAAGTGCACGATGAGTTGGTGGAGCGCGTGTTGGCAGTGGGCGCAAGCCTGACCTTGGGCGATCCCTTAGACGAGTCGACGCAAATCGGTGCCATTGCGAGTGAGGTGCAACTCGATCGCGTGCTCGGCTATGTCGACGTGGCTCGTAGCGAAGGCGCGACGGTGCACGGTGGCGAACGTCAGCATCCTGTCGGCGTTGTCGATGGCTTCTATGTTGAGCCGACGGTATTCGATGGAGTTGATAATGCTGGCCGTGTCGGGCAGGAAGAAATTTTTGGCCCCGCGCTGTCAGTCACTACGGTTAGCGGTGCTTTCGAGGCCGTGCGCGTGGCAAATGAGTCTGCGTATGGCCTCGCCGCGAGCGTATGGACTGCTGACATCACTGTCGCGCATCGTGCAGCCCAGCGGCTGCGGGCGGGAACCGTGTGGATCAACACTTATGACGCTGCAGACGTGATTACACCCTTCGGCGGTTTCAAGAATTCCGGATCAGGTCGCGACCGCTCTTTGCACGCGCTCGATTCCTACACCGCACTAAAAACCACCTGGATCAACCTCGGCGACGACTCGCTCGAGACACAATCATGAGAGAAAGCAGCAACACCATGCACTCGACTTTGCCCACGGTCGGATTCATTGGGCTCGGAAACATGGGATCGGGTATGACCCGAAACCTGCAAGCCGCCGGCTACCCGCTAGTCGTCAACGACATCCGTCAAGAAGCCGCAACTGAGCTGCTTGCCCACGGTGCGATTTGGGCGAACACGCCCGCAGAGGTGGCGGCATCAAGCGACCTCGTGATCACGATGCTTCCCACGCCACGCCATGTGGATGTGGTCGTCAATGGCCCAGACGGTCTATTAGTGGGGATGGCCGATGGCGGTACTTGGATTGATATGTCGACCTCGGTGCCAGAAGTCGCAGAGGGTGTTCGCGCTCGACACGCAGCCCGCAATCTTCATATTTTGGATGCTCCAGTGAGTGGAATGTCCGTGGGGGCTTTCAGCGGGATGCTCCAAATATTCATTGGGGGAGAGGCCGAGGATGTAGTTCGGCTTCGTCCTGTGTTTGAGGCGATGGGGGACCCAGAGCGGATTCTGCATGTCGGTCCCGCTGGGACTGGATACGCTGTAAAATTGATGATCAATCAATTATGGTTCTCTCACCTCGTCGCGACAGCGGAAGTGCTTGCTGTGGGTGTGAGAGCTGGTGTGAATCTCGAAGTGCTTCGCGCATCGATCGTCGCGAGTCCTGCGAACAGCAACTTCGTGCAAAACGATGTACTCGCGATCCTCGACTATGGGGACTACGACGAGGGATTCGCGATTGCCTTGGCGTGCAAAGACCTCGGCCTGTCGATGGATTTGGCTCGTTCTGTCGGAGTACCGACGGAGCTTTCAGCCGTCGTCGAACAGGTATTCCGTCGTGCGAAAGCCCAATACGGTGACCTCGCAGGGGAAATGTCCCCCGTGAAGCTCTATGAGGACCTCATCGGCACACCTCTTCGCCGTGAGCCACAGCTGGAGGTGGTGGTGTGAGCGGCGCGATGCTGGCGCCGCTGCCCACACCAATGGCAGAACTGTCTCTCACGCTCGATCCGAAGCCAATCAGCCATTTTGGGCGTGGCCGAGTCTCCGAGGTCGGAGCAGTTGCGGCATCGCTGGGATCGAAGTCTGCGCTTATCGTCACTGACCCGTTTTTGGCGACATCGTATATCGTCGCCGCTGTTCGAGCGTCGCTTGAGGCCGCCGGGATCGTCGTGGCCGTCTACGGCGATGTGACCCCAAATCCCACGACGATCAACCTGAACGATGGCAGCGATCTCGCCGTGTCGGTTCACGCGGATGCGATTGTCGCGGTGGGTGGTGGCTCGTCATTAGACGCTGCCAAGGGTATTGCAATCGGAGCAGTGAATCCGGAACGGGGAATGCACCTCGATTGTTCAACGCTGTTCGCTAACGAAGCACTCCCGATCGTCGCCGTACCGACAACTTCAGGTACGGGCGCCGAGGTAAACGCGTTCGGTGTTATTACTGATGTCGTTGGCCATCGAAAATTTTATGTTGGGCACGAATCTGCGCTGGCGAAGGCGGCGATTCTGGATCCAGAACTCACCGTCGGGCTGCCAGCCTTCGCAACCGCGGCGACCGGGTTCGATGCGCTGACCCACGCACTGGAGTCGTACCTGTCCATTCGAGCGAATCCATATTCTGACGGGATCGCCCTGCAAACTATTTCGACGGTCGCGACCTATCTTCCCCGTGCCGTGGCTGACGGAACGGATATTGAGGCGCGCAGCGAGTTGTTGTTTGCTAGTCACGTTGTCGGTGTCGGCTTCTCGCACACGGGGTTGGGGTTGGTGCACGGTGTTGCGCATCCTCTCGGTGGTCAGTTCAATATTCCTCATGGTTTCGCCCTCGCACTTGTGATGCGCGCAGTGCTTCGCTTCAACCGGCAGCACCGAGAAGACCGGCTTGCACGAGTGGGGTTTGCGCTGGGCGTCGCCGATACGAACGCGAGCGAAGCGGTCAACGCAGATGCCGCCGTCGAGCGAATCTGCAGCCTCGCTGTCGAGGTGGGGCTTGGCGGCTCTCTCAGCCAGTTCGGGGTGACCGAGAGCGCGCTGGAATCCCTTGCCCGGGACACCCTTGCCGATGCCGTGACGGCAAACAATCCTGTATTTCCCACTTTCGAAGATGTTCTGTCTGTACTCAAGGAGTCTCTATGAAAATCTCGGTTGAGCGAGAACGCGAGCTGCTCGCAGTCGTACCGACTGACCTGCTCATTAATGGCGAGTGGCGCTCGGCGAGCGACGGTGGATCCCTCGATGTTAACGATCCGTCGACCGGCGAGGTACTGCTGTCGATTGCGAGCGCGACGCCTGAAGACGGGCAAGACGCTCTTGCGGCCGCGGATGCCGCGCAGCGGGGGTGGTCAAGAACGGCTCCACGAGAACGCGCCGAGATTCTTCGCCGCGGCTTTGAGGCAGTGACCGCACGCGCGGCGGACTTTGCCTTGTTGATGACGTTGGAGATGGGAAAGCCGCTTGCGGAGGCACGCGGCGAAGTTGCCTACGGGGCTGAATTCTTGCGGTGGTTCTCCGAGGAGACTGCGCGAATTTCTGGTCGATACGCTCAGTCACCCGACGGCAGTAGCCGGTTGATCGTCATGAAGCGTCCGGTCGGGCCTTGCTTGTTCATCACCCCATGGAACTTTCCGCTTGCGATGGCGACCCGCAAAATCGCTCCGGCAATCGCGGCGGGTTGCACGATGGTGCTAAAGCCTGCAACCCTGACTCCGCTAACGGCGTTGCTCTTCGCCCAGGTAATGCAAGAAGCTGGTCTTCCGGCTGGGGTTCTCAACGTGATCCCGACGCGCAAAGCTGCTGCAGTCACGGGGCCGCTCATAAAGGATTCGCGACTCCGTAAGCTTTCCTTCACCGGATCTACTGAAGTTGGGCGTCGACTCATCGCCGATGCTGCTGACCAAGTTCTTCGGGTCTCGATGGAACTCGGTGGCAACGCTCCGTTCCTGATATTCGAGGATGCAGACATAGACCGTGCTGTTGAGGGTGCACTCGTCGCGAAGCTGCGCAATGGAGGAGAGGCATGCACCGCCGCGAACCGTTTTTTGGTTCACGAATCGGTAGCGGAGCAGTTCTCGGAGAAGTTTGCTCAGCGTGTGGGCACGATGACAGTCGCTCGGGGCACGGAACCGGAGTCGAAGGTCGGACCGCTGGTCGACGAACACACTCGCAGTAAGGTTCATGAGCTCGTCGAGTCTGCGTTGGCTGAGGGCGCGACTGCGGTAGTGGGCGGGCACGCAATTGATGGGCCTGGCTACTACTATGCACCGACGGTGCTGACGAACGTTCCTGCGAATGCGCGCATCCTGTCTGAGGAAATCTTTGGACCGGTTGCGCCGATCACAACTTTCGTCGATGAAGCCGAAGCGATTCGCTTGGCCAATGCGACCGAATATGGCTTGGTTGCCTACGCGTTCACCCGTGACCTCAACCGCGGCCTGCGACTCGCCGAAGAATTGGAAGTAGGGATGTTCGGACTCAATACAGGAATGGTCTCTAACCCGGCAGCGCCGTTCGGTGGAGTCAAACAGTCGGGACTCGGACGAGAAGGTGGCTTTGAGGGAATCGATGAATATCTCGAAACACGCTACGTCGGAATCGCTGATCCCTTCACCGACGTCGTCTAGTGAGTGGTTTGCGCGGTCGAATAGTCGGCTCGGCTACCTCGTAGCGATTGTTGACCTAGCGACTTTGCTGACCCCTTTGATTGGGGTGCGACCGATGGCCCACGTTTCCCGCGTGGCATAGCCACAAGTGCTCTCGATGGACAACGATGTCTAGACGAAGCATTTGACAGAGCCGTCCTAGCAGAGCGAAGCGTTTGTGCAACTCTTGCTCGACGAGGGGCTGGCAACGGCTGAGCAGATCGTCGAGGCTCGCGCAGTTAAGGCCCGCTCTGGTATGCACATTGATCAAACTCTGGCCAGTCGGGGCTACCTAGATGATGCGACTCTCGTCGATGTAATTTCGCGCGCCTGGGACATCAAACGTGCGGTGATGTGCGAGATCGATGGTGAATTCGCGAGGCAGTGCAGTGGCCAGCTTTATATTGCAGAGAACTGGATGCCGCTGCGGGAGCTTGCCGGTGGTCGAGCTCTCGTAGCCACGGCGCGTGTGCCGGATGACGAGCGCAGCCAACGGATTTGAGAGGCCCTTGGCCGCGACGTGGTCTTTGTCGCCGCAACGTCCGCGCAAATTTGGCATGCGATTCTCGATGTCTTCGGTCGTCGCGCTCATTTTGTGGCCAATCACGAGGATTATCACGATAATCGCGATCACAAGTCTCGTCTTTCTTGCGGGCACTGCATTCAAATTTTCATCTCTTCGCGCGGTGCGCGCGTTGATCTCGTCGAGCGTGTGTCACAGAGTGAAGTGGAAGCCCTCAGTGATGACTAGTTGCCTCGCTACACCTTTCTTGTTCCGGTGTTCAAAGAAGCAAATATTGTCGCTCAGCTGGTCAGAAACCTTAGAAGTATCGACTGGCCCACAAACCGCCTCGTCATCTTCGATGCTGAGGACACTCCTGAATCAGATCAGCTCAATAAGGCATGCATCTCTTTTCAGCGCGGTGGTGAAAAGACGGTGTGTCCAAGCTGCATTGAACTATTTTAACGCCCGCGAAAATGTGCTGACACGAATGTTCTCGCTCGAGTATGGCTACTGGTTCGACTACATGTTGTCTGGGCTCGACTCGCTCGACCTGCCGATCCCTCTCGGCGGTACGTCAAACCATTTCCGCACCGAGGCGCTCGAAAGTCTCGGAGGTTGGGACCCCTACAACGTGACAGAAGATGTTGACCTGGGCATCCGTGCAAACGCGTTGGACTACCGAGTCGGTGTGGTGAATTCGGCAGCGGAGTCGATGGATCACGGGCTATATGCAGACAACGTTGGTCCACGCGCGCCGACCGCTGGCGTTACTTCGCGAGATTGGTTTTTGGCAATTTAGTGGTTTTGTTCTTCGTATCGCAGGAACGCCGGCCATATTCTTGGGAGTGCTGCCCCTTTATATTTGGACGGTGCTCTCGTTGGCGTTGCCAATGGGCTTTGTCGCGCAGTTCTGCCCGGTCTGGCTTTTGTGGCTGTGTTTTCTCAACTTCATTATCGGCAGTTCGATCATGGTCTACCTATCTATGATGGGGCCTTTCAAGCTCGGAACATTTGCCCTAGAGCCGTGGGCACTACTCAACCTGCTGTACTGAATTCTTCACTCGATTGCGTCGTACAAGGCACTCTGGCAACTCACCACGGAGCCGCACTGCTGGGAGAAGGCGGAGCATGGCCTGACAAGCCAGAGCAACCATGAGTGAGCCACTGACCAATACCCGGGTACTTCGCATCGCGACCCGTCCGCCTCGTACCCGACTTGATAAGTGGGCTCGACGCACACCGAGACGGCGGCTACTGCTGGGTCTGTTT
It encodes the following:
- a CDS encoding aldehyde dehydrogenase, producing MNNWIDAAAALKPRTQLFIDGSFRSALDGSSFESIAPRNGAVILSVSAAGEEDVDAAVVAASRAFDAGSWSRADRSHRARVLLRLSELMLENLDELALLESLDSGHPISDARSADVPTAARVFRWYAESIDKVYDEVAPTPQNALALVTREPLGVIGAVVPWNYPLIITAWKVAPALATGNSVVLKPAELTSLSALKLAELASEAGIPDGVFNVVPGLGAVAGRALGMHPLVDKVTFTGSPAVGRAFLRYAGDSNGKQVALELGGKSPQIVLSDAENLEAAASAIAWGIFYNAGQTCHGGSRLIVDEKVHDELVERVLAVGASLTLGDPLDESTQIGAIASEVQLDRVLGYVDVARSEGATVHGGERQHPVGVVDGFYVEPTVFDGVDNAGRVGQEEIFGPALSVTTVSGAFEAVRVANESAYGLAASVWTADITVAHRAAQRLRAGTVWINTYDAADVITPFGGFKNSGSGRDRSLHALDSYTALKTTWINLGDDSLETQS
- a CDS encoding NAD(P)-dependent oxidoreductase, whose protein sequence is MRESSNTMHSTLPTVGFIGLGNMGSGMTRNLQAAGYPLVVNDIRQEAATELLAHGAIWANTPAEVAASSDLVITMLPTPRHVDVVVNGPDGLLVGMADGGTWIDMSTSVPEVAEGVRARHAARNLHILDAPVSGMSVGAFSGMLQIFIGGEAEDVVRLRPVFEAMGDPERILHVGPAGTGYAVKLMINQLWFSHLVATAEVLAVGVRAGVNLEVLRASIVASPANSNFVQNDVLAILDYGDYDEGFAIALACKDLGLSMDLARSVGVPTELSAVVEQVFRRAKAQYGDLAGEMSPVKLYEDLIGTPLRREPQLEVVV
- a CDS encoding iron-containing alcohol dehydrogenase family protein; translation: MSGAMLAPLPTPMAELSLTLDPKPISHFGRGRVSEVGAVAASLGSKSALIVTDPFLATSYIVAAVRASLEAAGIVVAVYGDVTPNPTTINLNDGSDLAVSVHADAIVAVGGGSSLDAAKGIAIGAVNPERGMHLDCSTLFANEALPIVAVPTTSGTGAEVNAFGVITDVVGHRKFYVGHESALAKAAILDPELTVGLPAFATAATGFDALTHALESYLSIRANPYSDGIALQTISTVATYLPRAVADGTDIEARSELLFASHVVGVGFSHTGLGLVHGVAHPLGGQFNIPHGFALALVMRAVLRFNRQHREDRLARVGFALGVADTNASEAVNADAAVERICSLAVEVGLGGSLSQFGVTESALESLARDTLADAVTANNPVFPTFEDVLSVLKESL
- a CDS encoding NAD-dependent succinate-semialdehyde dehydrogenase, with translation MKISVERERELLAVVPTDLLINGEWRSASDGGSLDVNDPSTGEVLLSIASATPEDGQDALAAADAAQRGWSRTAPRERAEILRRGFEAVTARAADFALLMTLEMGKPLAEARGEVAYGAEFLRWFSEETARISGRYAQSPDGSSRLIVMKRPVGPCLFITPWNFPLAMATRKIAPAIAAGCTMVLKPATLTPLTALLFAQVMQEAGLPAGVLNVIPTRKAAAVTGPLIKDSRLRKLSFTGSTEVGRRLIADAADQVLRVSMELGGNAPFLIFEDADIDRAVEGALVAKLRNGGEACTAANRFLVHESVAEQFSEKFAQRVGTMTVARGTEPESKVGPLVDEHTRSKVHELVESALAEGATAVVGGHAIDGPGYYYAPTVLTNVPANARILSEEIFGPVAPITTFVDEAEAIRLANATEYGLVAYAFTRDLNRGLRLAEELEVGMFGLNTGMVSNPAAPFGGVKQSGLGREGGFEGIDEYLETRYVGIADPFTDVV
- a CDS encoding glycosyltransferase family 2 protein, with protein sequence MNYFNARENVLTRMFSLEYGYWFDYMLSGLDSLDLPIPLGGTSNHFRTEALESLGGWDPYNVTEDVDLGIRANALDYRVGVVNSAAESMDHGLYADNVGPRAPTAGVTSRDWFLAI